CCTGATGCAGCCTGCAGGTCTGGACAGAATGGTTTCAGTTACAGATTCTTCCTTTTCTGTGTACTAGCTTCTGTCACTGTTATTTGGTTACTGCTCATATCCTTTAGGTCCTCTGAATCGAAGTTTCAAATTCCACTTTTTCTGGCATAACTCGACCTTAGGGTCTTTTTTCAGTTCACACAGTGCTTCTTTGAGCTTTCTGACTTCTTCATTTCTCTCTTTCCAGCTTTAACATCACCAAAATATGACTATTTACAAAGTTCTGTTACAAAATATCATAATATTCTCCCCAATACCTTCTTAAGCTAGAAAGCACTTATCTCGGTAAAATTGTGCGTGTTGCAACCATGCATCACTTTGGTGCCATAATCTGTCTGTGAGGGATGGATTCTCCCTTCACGAGTCTATGCTTTATCTGCAGCCTAAAGTATATTGTTATAGCATCATCAGTACTGACATGCCATTAGTTTGAGAGTACATAGAGAAAGAACCATTTTAGTTAGTTGTTGACTTGTTCTGGGGTTGAAAGCATTGTTACCTGATTCGCTAGTATGAGACTGGGTACGGGATCGCAGTTCGCTACCTGCGTTGCTAAGTTGGACCAAAATTTTAccattttcatgttataattcgCCTTTTCGGTTCGCGGTTCGTAGGATGATTAGAGAATTAGGTAACACTAGTTGAAAGCGTTCGTTTGACGCACATCTTAATCTTTCTTTGATGATTTTAGATTTCTTTTGTTGAGAGTTGAGGTTCGAGAGTGATAATAATTCTTTCATTACTGATACCTGAATCTCTTCCTTCTCAGCCAGATTTCTTTGTCTGTTTACCAGATACAACCTCTCTACTGGTTTCTAGTTTGATTCAAACTTACCATTATATGTTCTTGATGCAACAGTCCTAGTGTACCAATATTTTTTGTTCGTTGGTGTGCCTTGCATGAGCTTGGCTGGTTAAATAGATGCCCTGTTTACGCTTCTTCTGTTTTCTACTGAGGGAGTTTGCAATGGGGATTGGGAGTGAGGGGGAGGGATATCTTCTTTATGGACATATTCACTTTGAGATCTTCTttagaagttgtgatttagCATGTTTTATGTACTAGGTTagcacccgtgcgatgcacgactATAACAAAAAAACAATTGTAATAATATTAATAGGTAATTAGTTGGTACGGAGCAGAGAGCCAGAGAGTAATATTTTGATGTAAAAAAAGTACAATAAATATAACATTTGAAAATTTAAAAAGTCATTAAGGTTTTTGGAAAAGTGAGTCCAACTTGTTCGATTACTGGGTAGAAATCAAAAGCCTTACAATAATTGTTCCCCTTGATCTACCCTCTATAGTACAGTATATGAGTAGCATTTAAATCAAAATATGTACCCTTGATCTAAAACATTTACATGTTCCTTAAAAATATCCTCCAGATAATTACACACCCTATTCAAAAATTGAGCTTGATAAGCTTCCTTGTCTCATATCACACTTGACAGTGAATTCATGAGAGAGTTGTTATTACTTGATAATATCATTTCTTTATAGCAACATTGGCTAGCTCAACCTCCAATTGATGGCTGATACCAAACATCACTGGATTTCATAACTCAACTCGTAATTGATGTTGTGTTATGATCAACTTGAATCTGGCATTAGTAAACCAACCATTAGAAAACCAACCGACCCTGTAAAGCTTTCCAAGTTATGAATGGAAAGACCACCGAGCAATTGCCAATAACCAAGAAATTAAAGTACAACATATATATAAGAAAGACTGATCACAAAAAACATGAGAAAAATCAAGGACCTTCAAATACTTGCTTATTATGATAACACTAAATGAGTTGGAATTACACACATTTCAAATAGTAGAGACCCACCATGATTAATAACCTACATATGATACCAAGTTTACGTAAAACCTTTTCAATCAAAACCCACATTAAATTGCCAACATTTCTAGGATCATAGAGGTAATTGGATGCATTGTATCAAAGTCTAGTATACTTGATGTATTTCAATAAACATTTGTGAACAGGTCAAGCCACTCAATAGAAAAAGCTTGCTAATACAAACTTCGGCCACAAGAACACAATATAACAAATTAACAACCATCTATAAGACTATAACTAttacaaaatcaacaaaatataaACCAAATCTTAACTCCAACTTTATAATTCTAGACAAAGTAGCTCTAATTTCCACACAGAATTACTGCACCaagggaaaaaggaaaaaaattatgGAGGAGAAGGGGAAGAAAATTGAGAAATAATACCATTCCAGATTCCTAGTACACAATTTCCTGCTCTTGGCTTCAGCCTAAGGTACAAAATCCCATAGACATTTAAACTCAAAGGAAACTACAACTAATAGTTACTCCGTATCAGCTACTAATTCAAATAAAACGTAGAAGAACCAACTGATAACATTCAAATAAGAAAGTGAAAGCAAAAAAACACTTCATCGTATTAGAAATTAAATGaagaaaaaattatgaaaaataagtGAATGATATGAATTAAACCTTCTTGTCGCAAATTTTTAGCAAATATgaatcttcccaacttccttgtaGCAATCCAATTACCGACAATTTCTTGAGTCTTCGACACTACCCATTCTCTACCTagccaaaatttcaatcaaatccaattAAAAAGAAGGGTAAGAAAGCATGAGTAAACCATTCAATTCATCATAACATAACTATAGTTGATAGATTATAATTCAATTCAACTCGGACAACTaaattgaaaatgaaaaaataatttacaatttcaaccaaaataattGCAACAAAGTTAAGTGACATTGGAGAAAAGAGATAGATAGAGAGAGTGAGTGAGTGATTACCCCAAAATTAAGAATTGCCCAAGACATGCAAACAGAGATTTCCCGTAATTGTGGACGCAATTGCTGATAACAATTCAAATGAAAAGTGAAAATGGAAagtaatcaaaatttaaataaatgaAAAGCTAGGTAGGGAAAGAGATGAATAATCGTATTATATCTTCTGATAAAAAATTCATAGCACAAATTATAGCATTATACGTATACCTTCTCATCCTCAAACCAAGGATAGAGAATGAAGGTAGAAAATTGTGAAGGAATAAGGAAAGACAATGACTGGAAAAtgaagagagggagagagaaaaatggaaGCCGGTATTGTTTGGAAAATGAAAGCGTGCAGTGGGCATATCATTTTTTCCCAAGATAAATTGAAAACAGTGTAATTAAATTGCAGTATAGTCTAGTCTagggaaaaaaaaatgaaaacacaTAAGTTAATGACGTCAATTTTGCTTTAGGCGGGAATATTGTACATGAGAAGATGACATGTGGACAGTAATGACATCAGCGATATTTCTTTTAGTAATAGTTATGGATTCTGTAGTTATATTTCTTGTTCTCTTTTCATATTGACCTATGCAACACTAACCTTTCATTGATATAAGTAACTTCATTAGTCATGCTGAAATGTATGATATTTCTTCTGTTGTCTTAGGTTATTTCAGAGCGGAAATGGGAGGAGGTGGTTTCTGCCTTCAATTTTGTGACAACTGGTTTCAAAATATCATTTCTCCTGCGCAAGAACTACTTGTCATTACTTTATCACTTTGAGCAGGCATATTTCTTAAAGAAAAAAGCTCCAGCAGTTGCTATTACTGGTATAATAGCTTCATCATTAATCATCTTGGACTTCCATATGTTTTTCCAGTCATATCCCTGACAAACAAACCTCCATTTCATTATGCTTCTTAGATGCTGCAGAACAAATCACTCTTATTGGATCAAGTATGGAATCTACCTCAGACTTGAACGAGGAATCTACCATCATGAGCCATTTACAAGGTATCTGGATGGACTTCTTATGTGCTGGTGTTAGTAAACTTTTCTTATTTATTGTTCCTATTggatatgaatttataattgttatttaaGTATaaggaaaatattaaaataatcatttaggTTGCTATATAATTAAAATGCATATGAGTAAATGAGGACCTGTTTAGATATCATACTCCGTACTTTCATACCGCATTGGATGTAGTTTGGGATTTATCTTTTCTTGTGTAGATGATGAAACTGCAACCATCACTCATAGCATCCTCATAAAACGTCACTAGTTGAGATGTGCCTATGagaaaaatagtgtttttgctCAGTTTATGTTTTCTTGCCAGTTGCCACCATAGTCTTATTGGTGGCAAGTGATAAGCTTAATTTGTGCATCTATTTTTCATATACTATTCTGTAAACCCACACTACCTCCACTGTTGTGTGGGTAAATAACATGTTAGTTACTGCTTACTGGATATTAGTTATTGAACTGATGATTGGCCTCATCATCCACCGCAAAGCTTTCAAGtgaaattttcttttattatcgtATGCTTAGGTATTGTTGTCAATTAGTAAATAATACTGGCTCAACCATAAATAAGGTTGATGATGAACTGCTCTTGAAAAGGCAAGGATGAGAATCGAGATAAAATTATGCTGTAGTGGATATTGATATTGGATAGGTGAGTATCGAAAGAAAGAATGTTAAATGAGGTGAACTGTTACTTGTTATTATAACTGCTGCATAATAATTTATAAGCAAGAGATTACCTGTTTTTATTAGAACTGCTCTTCAACACCTTTTTCTCTGAACACTATCTTAACCAGTTAAGGTATCTATCATCATCTTCCAATTGTTCATTGTCATAGGCTCTTAGCAAACTTGAAAACAACTCAAGTGTTAGATAAGATGCAAAAGGTGAAAGAGTTTACAGAGTACCTTCTTGTTTTTGTTTCATTGAACTGTTTTAGTAAGACAATCTGACTATTAACTTGTCTGAAACCTCATTAATATGCTCACTTCTTCCGTTCTGCGTAAGACACGTAACCGGTGTTCTTTTAGACACATCACATATTAGCTTGTGAGAGCCTATATAAATGAGTGTAATGACCCACTGTTCTTCCTAATAGAAAAGAAGCATGACTGTCGGATAGAATGTGGCTTGAGCTATTCCGAACACAATGATTATGTATTTGTAAATTTCTTGTTTGAGAGTTGTATCACTTGTATGTAATGAGAAAATGCTGTGATCTTTATTTGTACAGCAAGTGTCCAAATACAGCCTGGTACATCTATTATTGGAGTTATAGATGAAAAGCTGGAGAACGGGTATGTTGTGTCAGTGAATTTGGGTTCTGATACACTGAAAGGCATCTTGTATCACATTCCTGACACGCCACCACCATCTTGGAGCCCAAATCTTACTATACCTCGGCGAAGGAAGCGGAAAAAGTCGCAGTTGTCACTAGTAAAATATGCTACTTTAAACCCTGTATCTGAAGGACAAGATAAGTCCGTAAGCAACATTGGACATACGAGGAATCAATTATCAGAACCTGACAAACAGGTAAAATTATTACCTTTTGTCTTTTTTGTTCCAGTAAGTGCATTGGCTTATCCATTATATCTTGTTGACATTTTTGTAAAATGCTTACTGGTATGTGTTGAATGATGTCTGCGTAAGCAGTGGCGGAGCTACTGCAGGGCATGTGTGTCATGTGACACAGCATCCTCCCACCCCAGAAGAAAAGAGAGCTTGAAtaaaaaagttacaaaaaacatAATGTGCTTTATAAACCACAAAATGCAAGGGCTACTGCCGCTTAAATTGATCTTATCATCACCTAGTTCCTAGGTTCGATTCCCGTAACTGCAAATCTACcccttttcttaattttttttccctctATTTACAGAGTTACTCCTTATTCTCCAGGGTTTTCACAATTTTTTCCCCTCTCTCTATTTTCTCCATATTACTGGGTTTGAAATCTGGGGACACTGCAGCCcctcattttgaattttttgtctCTATTTCATTTGATTTCTTTGTAAAAGtatctccaattctccattcttttttaaaataccTTCACCCTACCTCATTTGTTTTCTATTAATGTTTATTCAAAAACCAAGATTATGCTTTTAAAGAGGAATATCTATGCTGCAAAAACTAAAAGGTGAATAGTTTTGGTAGTAAATTCATTTTTTTAGATAaacatatactacctccgttcctaaatgatctttacggttactatttgcacggtaattaaggaattttggtgaacatgtgatggtggggtaacaaatggaaaataAGTGGCTgtaaattgtccaacaatgtgagtgggtggaaactaatattaaagtattgtgagtgggtaagttatggtggtcaaataagagtaaaaatggaataaagtaggaatgtaaagaactttcaggaacggactaaaacggaaagcgtaaagaacttttaggaacggaggtagtactatGTATTATTTAATGTAATTGCGAGTTGTAATTTTGGCAAAGGTATCGCATTGTATTGTAATATAGGTAATTCTTTAATTGTCTTAAATTCGAAATCTTTTAACTACACATTATTATATCTAGATGCTACTTTAGGTCATACGTATTAATAACAAGTTTCGTGATATTTTGATTTATAGTATCTAAAACTGAGGGAAATATCTTGGGTTTTTCTAAAGAGTAAACTGAAAGGTGACCTACCAAGTTTTAAATCCTGGATTCTGTGTAAGCATTAAGCTATCAACTAGTCATGCCATGGTAGAAGTTTTGAGTTCAACATGTGAGAATACTTAGCTGTTAGGGAATTTTGAGAAGCCTTGTACGTAAAAGATGCAATAAGCCCTGCGGTGCGGTGATGACCCATACCGGGAAGGACATTTATAATTATAGTGGGAAGTGTCGCTATGCCTGGGATGGATCAGTTTTGACGTTTGATATTTGAGTAAATGGATTAAAGGAAAAATTGTCAAAAATGACTTATTATTCTAAAACACCCACCTTTCTGACTATAAAAGCCCAAAATATCCCTTCTGACAATTTCCTATTTTAAAACATCAAAAATGGaggagggggggggggaagaACTTTATTCATTTACCTTTAAAAAGTCACAGGAAATGGAAGGTTTCATCTAAAACACCCACCTTCTCGGAAAGAGGTCCAAAAACGAAGTAAACGGTCAAGTCTGACAGCTGAGCTTCGTTCAAGCAGTAAGgcgcttaattttttttttttttttttttggagaaaGAGCCGTAAACCACTTGAAACAACAGGAGTAAAAATAATTGCACGAAATATAAAAATTCCTGTGCTGGATTGCCTGAAACTAATAGAATCTCTGGTTTGTTGGAGACTTGCACAGTTTAATTAAGTTTTTGGGTTGAGTGGAGATCTTCACTTATATCATCTCTGTAAAACATGAATATACTAATTTGCATATTCGGTTTAATTTTCCTATGGCAGAATGAACTGGTTTCACCAATTCTGCTCATATTTTTTTGTATCTTCTCCGTTTAGCTGATTTAATATATGTATATGGAATGCATTAGAACTCatacttttctttttgaaatGTAAATGAATGCATAATGCAAGTCATTATTTTGGCAGGACTAGGATAGTTAAAACATGATGCTAGCTTATTGTTGTTATAAAAGCTGCAGTTTTTTATTTAGACTACCACCATGGAAGTAGGAGTTCTGATGCTTGAGTTTACCAGCTAGTCTGATGCTTTCAAGTCTGTCAACTAGCGTTGTCTAACTTTGAATTCATTGTTTGCAGTTCAATCAAGAGAAAGGAGCGGTGGTTAAAGAGCCTAACCTTACTGAAGGTGTCAACTTAGTTGTTAATTCATGATCAGTTCTAATAGCAAATTTGTAACAAACACCCACTTGCAAACTGTTGAGCTCCCGGCATTTGTGCTTGTTTGCGCCATTACCTGTTGGTCAGCTGGGCTGGGTCAACACAGAGAACTGCTTGTAAATCTTACAGAATACAAATCAAAAATTTGTAGTAGTATTAAATGTATGCATCAGAGTTGGTGATCCGATCCCCATATAGGCATCAGTGCCGCTTTTCGTGTGGTAACCTCTAATGAAATTGTTTAGGAACATAGGACATGTGAACTTAATGGATCTTATTTTGAAGGAAAGTGTCCTATGAAAACTGCACTTGTTTTCAAAAGTTGTGACCTTAACTTTAAAATCTCAGTTTGCTGATTTGAACATGTTATGGTACTTTGCTGTAACAGGGGTTTCTGCACCTCATGAATGAATCCATGCTGAATTTAGTCTGTGGTCGCAGTCATGGCACTTTTCAGTTTTAATAGTCACATCCTGCATATCTGATTCTCTTAAAGAATGTTCTTGCTATACAGTTCATCACCACTTTAATAGAAACCTGAAAATTGATGTACATTTAGAATCATTGGTGTACAGAATTTCAATGGGGTTAGATCGAATACAATTGACCCTCTATTACCAACTTTAAAAATTGCTTAGTTTGAGCGGAGCTGAAGTTTGAAATCTTCCATATACCATTGAGGTTTCACAAAGCAAAATATGGCATTCTGTACTACTGGTAGCATGGGCACCTGGATGGTTGACGCCGCCTGAATGTCTGATGGTCGAGATAAGAGCAAGCCCCTTTCTGAGGGAGGATTAAAAGCTAGTTCGTGCTCAAAGATGGAATTACTGCAAATTGTCAGAAACTGTACAAAAGATGTATCACAGACATGAGTAAACATATGGAAGTAAAAATATAGACTTCGTCAATGTCAAGGTAATTGTTCAAATAATTACAGCTCAACCAGAGCTGATCTGACAATTAAGTAACATCTCTTGAACAAATGGAAGAGCAACACTTATAATAATATCCTACAAACACATCTAAACTCATCAGAGACATAACTAACATACAGCTAAcgaacaaataaataaataaaaatgaagaACATGTCGATTCCATCCTCAAATACCAGAAAAGAAATAGCAGAACTGTAAACAGGCAACTGCACAAGAGCCACAAAAATACTTGCACAAGAGAAGGCAACAAAAACCAGGTCGGTAAGTCTGACGCGGTAGCATTGTAACACCTCCTATGTGCCAAGCAGCTCGGCAATGCCAGCCTTTACCCATGAAATTAAGCTCAGCAAAATTTCCAATGATTATTGCAGTTAACACAAGTTACAAAAGTTGTCATAGGTTCATCAGCACTCCGAGTTTGCAGCTGGTGGTATGTGGTCTTGCGCTGACCACATCTACCACATCTAAACTGGTCAGTTGTGGCCTTTGGTGCACCCATCCGCTCACATTCAAATAGTGCCTTTTTTTCAATCTTCTGGTTCTCTATTCGTCTTTGCTCACTCGCCATTTCTTCAGGTGTCAAGTTGACAATCCTTTCAGGCTTTATATCCCCTAAAAGGACTTTCCTGCGAAAATCTGGGTTCTTGTCATCCTTGATGTTAAACATAATGCTTCTGTATTTAAACTTGTGAGCACCAGTGGAACGGCCCCACTTATCAAACATAACGGACTCTACCGATACAGCCACTCGAACCGGGTCACAAGCATCAACATCTCCTTTAATGCTTTCGTGTGCCTCGTTACAAACTTTGGATAGAGCCTCTAAAAGAAGCTCTCGCACCTTATCACGTGTTGCATCACCAGACTTCAACATTGAAGGCAACTTCGGGGGAGCATTAGCAACTGGTTTATTTGCACTGGAGCTCGGTTTCACTTGATTTGCTGTTCTCTCAACCTTTACAGGTTCCTCTGAAATCAAACTTTCAGCCTTTACTGCATTACCATTTCCAAACTTCCTTTCCACAGGACCTTGTTCGGTCTTAGCAAGCTTTCGTGGTCTGGGTGAAACACCTTCTTCAACTTTCTCGACTTTCCCATTTCCTCCCCATGTACTCTTTTCAGCCTTGACTGGAATTGCTTTGGTGGTGCTGTCAGCATTTATAGGGACAActttcactgaattattacCAACTTCACCATTTTTTTTCTGTGCTGTTTCCTGAAGtattatgtttttccatatCTCAATCAAATCAGCTGCAAAACTCTGAATCTTCCTTCTAGGATGTTTCGTAAGATGCCGTAGCCGCTTTCCAACCTGATGATTAAGTGCACATCGACTCGATCAGTtcaaattacaaaaataaaataaaagatacAGATATCCctaatataaaatattaaaagcgACTTTGAATGTGAAGTAAAATTCGAACAAAGAAGTCTTTATGCAGCTCATAGACAAGCTAATCTACATATGCTGTATTTTGAGAAGGCTGCATGCATATACAGTGGTGACAGAACACTATGATAATATTTCAAGTCTTCTGCCTCTATTATACAAATTCAGATCCTTAAGATGGAAAGCTTTGCAAGCAAGTTCTAAACTTGCAAAATAACTTCATAACTGATACCTGCTGATTTTCTCTCTCATTTCACTCACTTTCTTCTTCTCCCTTAACTTTTCCCCTTTAATTTTGATATTAATTACAGCTTTTGAAAATTTAAACCGATTCGATGGTAATTTAAGATTCGATTAGTATTTGTTGGAAATGAGATTCATACTAAGGAATCTAAAGGCATTCGACTTCCTTGTGCGTTTTAACTTTAGTTGGTAAATTTAAAATTCCGGTTAAGCAGCTAAACAGCAGACTGGACTATGGAATCCAATTGATGAGAAACATTTTGTAGACAATGGTCCCTTCCATTTCCTTATAATACGTTTATCCTAAAAAAATATACAATATAATCTTTCTCCCCCTACCCCCTTCCTTTATTTTGCTCCCTCCATAAAACTAATACCAACATAGTCTAAGAAATTGGTGAAACATCTGATGAAACATAACAAAGGCACTTTTCGCAATTTAGCAGCAACTCTGCAGCACAACCACCCAACATGACCATCAGCTCAACTATTCAGCATGATTTTAACAAAAGAAAGAAACGGGAAATCCATCCTTGTTTTCAAAGAAAGATGTGCCGATGAGAGTCCAACGACCTTTCACAATGATCTCCATCCACATTCTTCCCAATCAACTACCATTCCCAAATGACATGTTGCAACAAAAAGTATGCAATTTCAATCTGACTTCTACTGAATTATTCAATTCATAGATGGAAACTTGAAAAGCACCAGACCACAATATTTGTTGAGAGATAGCTGTTCTAGTATACCAACTGTCTATCTAGGTTATCCTACGCTGGCACTAATTATCTGCTCAAAATTCAGATAATTAGTCAACATCTATCTGTTACCATATCCTAACTGATAATTAAATTCCAAAACTCACATTATGAGAAAATTACAAAAGTGCCATGGAGTTCATAGATTGGCTTTATGCGACTCCCATTATTCTCCTTCACTATCCGAAAACAGAAAACATTAAAACAATCCCTTCAAAAGACAATGTTTCATCCAATACTGGAAACTTTGCATCAGAAACCAAGACAGAATAGAAGTTAACCAGTAGCTAATTTCGGGTTACCCAATAAGCCAATAAGTTAATTTGTCTGTTCTCTAGTTGTCTAATGTTAAAGTTAAGTTCCCAAAGCTGACACGTTCTTAATTAAGAATTAGGCTCGGATTCTCGATTGATTACAAGAAAAATGCTAACAGGATAATTGTCAGTGAGAAAAAGGGAGTACAAATTTTGACAACACTTGGGAACTACATACTCCCTATATATGAATTGATGAAAGATAATATTGTTACTAAAAATCAATGAAACAGAAGGAACAAAAAGAATAGAATTCGAACAAACCTGAGTTGAAACAAGAATCTGATAATTGACAGGGAAATCCTTAAGCACTTTCAAGGCTTCAAGGCACAGACTTTCCTCATTGGTGGAGCTGACGTCTTCAGCTGCTGCTGCATCTGCCGCCTTCTTGGCGGCCTCAAACAATTCCACCAACTCACTCTCCATTCTCCTGATCACCGTATTCCACTCGCTACCACTCCCCTCTGTTATCCGGTTTCTTCTCCTTTTAATTACAACCTCACCAAAATTTCTCAGATTCTTCCTCAAAACCCAACAACTGCAAACAGCAATATACAATCATAAATATTCATATTCCCATTGAATATTCTCAATCAAACCAAaagattaatattttttttcatcaAATGTTCATCATTATTGAGTCGTTGACACAAAATCATacacgaaaaaaaaaaaaaaaaaaaaaaaaaccttcaaCATTAACGTATATATTTATCAAGCGTACGCAATGCAGAAACCCTAATTTGGGAATCGCTAAACTTCGTCAACAACAATAAAATTGATAACCCTAATCAGCAACCAAAAAAAGCTCCATATTAGCCAAACTAATACATGATTTCATAAGAATTAGCTctcaaaatcaaccaaaaacacCGTAAATCATTGAAACACCAAAGTAATGAATCAAACCAAAAAATCGAAAGAACATAATATAACATTGGTTGAAAAAATTGAAGAGCTTGAAAGGGATTGTTACTATAgaaagaataagaaaagaaCCTTGAGAAAATTGAAGAAATCAGAAAATTCGAGAGAGAAACACAAACAGTAGACGAAGATGAAGATGAGGGTGAGGGTGAGTTTTGCGCAGCTATTCTGTTTTTTTGAGCTTCAAACCGAAGACAAGACAAACCAAGCTAGTTTTATCCTATTTCTATTCGTAGTCCAATTCTTAGGTTTTGCAAACCGTTTTTGTTACCTAATTCCGTAGTTAGTTTGTGTGAGGGTTAAATTAGTGGAGCGCTAAAAGCCGCCCTacattactcaaaaccgccctaATATTTCTCACTTTTTATCCTTAatacccttatttaattcaacttCCCAAATCTGATTTTCAACTTTCACCTCATCCAtcttggagagagaaaatcccACAACCACCACAAACGTAAAACCACTCAACGCCGGCAGTCAGAGGGCGGGGCCGCAACACCTTTGGCTGGTAAGGTGGTCGGAAAACCAGTGGCGCTTCTTGCCGGCCGACCACCACCGTCTCCGTCGTCCGTCGTTCCCCTTCCCTGTTGCTCGATCTTCTTTCTTGTTGCTCGATCTTCTTCGCTGCAACCCGTCGTCCATCGTTCCCCTTTCCTGTTGCTCGATCTTCTTCTCGCAGCAGCACGTCCCAGCCACCAAGGTCGTTGTTTCCGGCCAAGTTTCCGACGAACAACCCCCA
This genomic stretch from Spinacia oleracea cultivar Varoflay chromosome 3, BTI_SOV_V1, whole genome shotgun sequence harbors:
- the LOC110788942 gene encoding high mobility group B protein 10, producing the protein MEMEMEIEMEKQEDEATRSKCYPEMADEAEYQKLVQNSELFLQKLKDFHSSFRTHFISPCVGGTTLDLHRLFVEVTSRGGLDQVISERKWEEVVSAFNFVTTGFKISFLLRKNYLSLLYHFEQAYFLKKKAPAVAITDAAEQITLIGSSMESTSDLNEESTIMSHLQASVQIQPGTSIIGVIDEKLENGYVVSVNLGSDTLKGILYHIPDTPPPSWSPNLTIPRRRKRKKSQLSLVKYATLNPVSEGQDKSVSNIGHTRNQLSEPDKQFNQEKGAVVKEPNLTEGVNLVVNS
- the LOC110788941 gene encoding transcription elongation factor TFIIS, producing MESELVELFEAAKKAADAAAAEDVSSTNEESLCLEALKVLKDFPVNYQILVSTQVGKRLRHLTKHPRRKIQSFAADLIEIWKNIILQETAQKKNGEVGNNSVKVVPINADSTTKAIPVKAEKSTWGGNGKVEKVEEGVSPRPRKLAKTEQGPVERKFGNGNAVKAESLISEEPVKVERTANQVKPSSSANKPVANAPPKLPSMLKSGDATRDKVRELLLEALSKVCNEAHESIKGDVDACDPVRVAVSVESVMFDKWGRSTGAHKFKYRSIMFNIKDDKNPDFRRKVLLGDIKPERIVNLTPEEMASEQRRIENQKIEKKALFECERMGAPKATTDQFRCGRCGQRKTTYHQLQTRSADEPMTTFVTCVNCNNHWKFC